CATTAACAACTTTAGAGGCAATAGATCCGTTTGGGTCGGAATCTAAATGGAAGAGCCTGTTAAAACGTGAGGCTAACGGCTCATTGCCTATCCATAAATCGTGCCAAAAACGGATGGACTCACCATTCCGGAGAGCCATTTTAAAAAAGTCATTCGGAAGAAGCCCATCTCTTAAACATGAAAGACAACAAGTGACGATATTGCTCTAAGTGCTACTACAAGTAGCCGAAGTTTTTTCAAACACGTAGCCATGAATCGATTTAATGATTTTAACCCATAAATCATTTGGTTTCAACGCTTAATACTAAACCATTTAGTGTTCAGCGCTTTTTTTTTTCTGGCCTCTTAATAACATATGGTGCTTTCAGAGCTACAATTCTCTCTTAACCATTAAACACCTAAACTTTATATAATTTTCTATTTGAATTATATCAAAATCAtttattaaacaactatattgtagtttttattaatgttaataaggTTATTTTACATCATTCATATTATTCGTTAAAAATTATTATCAAACAGGTTATTGTTATTAagaaataacatcatcatcattcagaaCCTTTGAATTATTCAAATTATGAACCATTCAGCGCTTACTTGTTTAGTTTTGTCTAGTATGTTATATACTTATTAATACTCCACTTATCAAATATCAAAGACCCTGCAATTTTCAATCCATGGCCTTGGACACCTGCTAATTTTTCAATTATCTAGGCtttacaattttaaaatttttaaatctatATTCTACATGGCTGCATATCAAACAGACTAGTTGGTTGAAGTGCAACGCGGTCACTAAGTAATGTTGTAAAAAATTATTTGGTATAACTTGTTCTGTATTATATTTCCAGTGGGGTCGTTTTATGTTTCTTGTAATGGGTCTTCTCATTGtggtattttattttttttttatttttttattttttatttttttggctaaaataacgataacattaaaAAAATCTTTTACATCAATAGATGAAAAAGACTAACAAAAGATACAACGAGACAAAAGCGCTATAAGGCTCGGAGGCAGTGAACAACCCTAACACTCAACAAAGAGCAAAAGCTAACTAAACCCGAGCTTTAAGCAAACTGTATCGCAACCGACCCCGGGGTCTTCTCATTGTGGTATATGTATAGCTTATAATGAGTCAAATTAAGTATCGGATGAGGTTATTGTTATTTGGCGGGAGATGATAATTTCACACTCCATTTTACTTGTGCCATCATCAAATCATGGTTTTTTTCTCAAAATGTTCCTGAAAATTTTTAACAGTAATCTTTAAGAATTTTTTGTAAACTTATCATTAAGGGCTTTTTAGTAATTTTTTGTATGCTTTAATCTTTTTATTGGTAATGCATAACTAAGAAAATGCAAGTCATCGTTGATAGGAGCAGTTTAACAAGCTTTACCAGTCAAAGTCAACATAATATTATTGTGTTATCATCATTGATATGAGCACTTTGTCACCTCCAACAGTACTATCGATGTGAGATCCAACTATCGTGTAGCTTCAGTGAAGATAAAAAAAGTAATTCATTAAAATGGTATATGCATAAGGTATTTATAGAGACCCAACTATCGTGTAGCTTCGTTGCAGCTCAAAGAAAGTGGGAGCATCAAATACTTGCATTACTTCAGTTTTTTGTATTTTAGACAATGGTATTTAATCCTTAACATGGGTTAGTCTTGCTTGTGATATTTACAGTTCTCAATAAATAACTTATTCATTTTGTGCGTGTCGTAAAGTTTGTTTCTGAATTTGCTTAGTGACGGTCATTCTGTATGTTGTCTTCTCGATAGTATACACTTGAGGTGATGCCAACAACAACAGGAATAGACATGGTCGATCAGCTTCTCAAGCTCTACGGAGAAAATTACTCATCAAACATCATGAATTTAGATGTGTATACGAAAGGTATGTGCGTTTTAAGTTTTTTCGTCCTTTTTGAAATGATTTAGCTCCTCACCCCATTAACTTTTgcatttgatattaataatattttgaCGATTATGGTTTGAAACAGGTACTATCAATGTTTGGATTTCATGTTTTGAAATGATTTAGCTTCTCACCCCATTACTTGTTTTTGGCCACAGGTGGTTGTTTCGTTGATTTTATACTGCGGTTTGGAAGTCAAACACTTAATATCGCGGGTTTGGTATGGCAAGCAGGTAATATCCATTTTGTTTGTAATTCTATTCATCTAGATTATAATGTTGAATGTTGATTGAGATTCGATTTGGTTTTGCTACAAATATCCGATTTTGTTGAGTTGTTTTCGTCCTAAGGTCGTTATAGATGGCCATTAACTTTTTATGATACTTTTTTCAGGTTGTAGGTTTAGTGTTTGTGTTTGTAAAATCGGGTTGATTCATACTTCATCTCCATATATTTGTTTTTTCATGATACCAACAACTTTCGACAAAATGTGTAGCGAGATTATGTCTTTTAATTGCCACCCATATGATGCGCGCCAAATGTTTGATAAAATTGTAGTTGAAAAGTGTCTTACAACAAGAAGCAGTATTGTTTGATATTAGCTATTTAGTATGCTAATTAAGAATAGGCGACTATTGCACTACACATTGCTTGCACTAATTACCCGAATGGTTATCGTATAGTTGATGTAATTACAAAGGTATGATCAATTTTAGGTGTTAATAAAGTGGCATATACGTCTTCTTTTCTTTCATATAAAGATTATATCGTGTGCAAATGCAGCTAGATATGATGAATAAATGAACAATATATTCAGTATCTTCAttagtttgtttatatatatatatatatatatatatatatatatatatatatatatatatatatatatatatatatatatatttatttatttatttatttttatttttatttttatttttatttttatttttatttttttgtgaaaggcaaggttagttgttagttgttagactcgaacctgggtcactctcgaatccatgaaacatggataccaatgaagcaaggcCTCATTGTCATATAAAGATATACTTCCTTATCAATGTTTTCTTAATCAATGTTTACCTGTTATTGCTGAGAACAATTATGAAAATGTATTATTAAGATGAGCTGACGTTTTCCTGTTAGTTTTATGTATCATAACCTTACATTGATATTATCATTCTTTGTTTAGGGTTTCAAATCGCATTAAAGGAAGGAATTTTGATTGGTTTTGTGTTCAGTTTAAATGTTTAATTTCATATTAAGAATTAAGATGTACATGTCTTTGATTTTAAACGACTGATTGCAAATTCTTACATTGTTTCATATCGCATTACTTAACAAGAACTTTGATTCTTCTCGATTACTTGCAGGTTTTGTTTTATGTTTCATTCGTATCCAGGATATGCCTTTGATTTTTTATTAGATGGTAATCGATTAAAGTATTAAGTATTGCACTTCAACTGTTTGTGCTTATGTCTATGATTTTATACATTTCGTGCCATTTAATTGTTGCATTTCATTCGCTACAGCTTCTATGTATTTAATACTCAGACAATGCGAAAGGTACACCAATAAAACTTAAGAAATATGTGTGGCTCAACAATAGCCTAGAATTACTGCAAAAGGTATGTAATTCTTACGAATATATGACGTCACTAATACTAACGGGTTGTTTCCAGCTGCTTGTAATGCGTTCCTCTTATTTCAGGTACTTATATTTGGCTCTTTAAAAACATTACAACTTCAGCCTTGATGATCTTGATGTCGTTGCAAATGGTTACCCGTGTTTTCAAAGTTACGTGAGGGACGTATGCGGTAAGGTCCCTTTACGGTAAGGTCCCTTTATGTAAGAGCGATACATTATGTTAAATGTGGCAATTTTTAACCCATgtacatataaaaatataaaatgcgCTAAATAGTTTATGCTGGTATCTCAAATGGGTCAATCTAATCGATCTAACTAGAAAGGAAACATTTAAAACAGTTTTGCAAGTCACCGAAAGTATATTCATATGTTTAAAACCCATTAGATTATTTTATCAAAGAaatttatttttattgttaattttatgAATCAAATCTTCACCGCATATCTAACACATTAACTAATTATAAAACTAAACGGacaatggagagagagagagaaaacaaagagagggagagagaaaacGAAAAGGGGTGGGAAACTGTAACAAAGAAACGAAACAAATCTAGGGCAAATGGAGAGCATTCGGTTGCAGGCGAGCAAGGGGAGTACAACGGTAACGGGTTTCAGGGTCGGCTAGGTAGACCAAACAATCCAAGAGTGATGTCGTTCATGATTTTCAACTTCACGGAATCGTGGATTGTACCGGATTTCTGGAAGTTTTTCAAACCACAAGGGGGAATAAGAGATGTATTCATCCCTAAAAAACGTCTAAGAAACGGGCAAAGATTTGCATTCATACGTTTTGAAGGGGTACATGATGAGACATTTTTCCTACGAAGACTCAACAACTTGACAATCGATGAGTGGCATTTAAGAGCTTACAAGGCATTCGACAGAAACATTGATGGAAAAGAAAAGGTGAAGAGTAATTCAGCTCCGACAAGAAACAACAACCCAAAAACGCAGGCAAACTTCAACACTTTCACTGATAATAGAGGTTACAATGAAGTGGCAGGGATGAGATGGGTTAGGAAAGATAACCAAAATGAAGAATTCCCTCCATTACCAAAACACAAACCTGAAATAAGGGGAGAAACTGAACGTGTGGTCATCATAGAAGATGATGAAGACAACACAGTGTGCCTTAAAAACGCGATAATACGAGAGGCAAAGAATCTAGAGGTACTATCTCAACTCAGGTCAATATGTGACATCGAAGGACTACGTAACATCGACATTAAATTCATCGGGGGTTTGGAGGTTATGTTGATGTGTGGATCCGAAGAGCTAGCAAAGAAACTACTTTAAGATGAAGAGCATGGGATTAGAAAATGGATCTTGGATTTAAAAAGATGGAGGGCGACAACCAAGAATCCAGGGAGATTGACCTGGCTATCAATCTTCGGTGTTCCGGTACCCATATGGAAAGAAAAAACTTTTCATAAGATTGCATCCTGGTGGGGAAAAGTCTATGAACTTCAAAATTGTGTCCTTCAGGGAGATCAAAATCTTTCCAGTGGTAAAGTCTTGGTTAAAATCATGTCCCCAAAAATCGTCAAGGAAGAGGTAAGCCTCAAATATAAGGGTAACATTTTCTATGTCAATGTATACGAGGTTCCACGTGATATTTTCCAGATacaaaaagatgaagatgatgtaAGTGAATGGGAAACAGAAAATTGTTCCATAAACAATGAGGCCATGCCGATTAATGATAAACCACCGGAATCCGTATAGCAACCGGTGGCCGAGCTAAATCCGATGATAAACCCTAACACAAGGGTGGAAGATCAAAGGTCCAAATGCTTTAAAACCAGTGAGGCTTTCTCTAGGGTTGAGGATACATTTAATGATGATAATCTTAAAAGGAGTAAAGATGCGGATGATGGGTTGAACGAAGTGTCAGACATTAATGATGAGAATGTGGTGTGGAAGGTCCGGAAGGATATCGAGGAGACAAACAGTTCAAACAACAACGGTATTAGAAGTGGGCCAGGGATACAAGTTGACGTTGGGCCCAACATATGCCCAGGACCAAGTGGGCCGAGAACCCAAAACGGTGGGTTAGCAACTAATATTGGGGACACTGTCAAGAAGCCTGATGggcctattgggcttaacaaaacaGACAAGGTGGATCACGAACCTAAAGAGTGCAATAAAGGATTAGAGCCCACTGATATTAATTTGGCAGAATTGGGGATCCCTGTTGAATTTCGCAGTGATAACTCAACCAAAATCACGGGTCACAAGTTTAGAACCAAATTATCAAAGAGGAATGTTAAATCCCAAATTAATCTACCTAATTTACTTTCTACAGGTGATGTGAGCTCGAAGACAAGATACAGTAGTCGATCACTTAATTCAATTTGGAAGAAAGCAGCAAGATGGCATGTATCTTCTAGGTTTTTACATCTGAAGAATTTTGCAAGGAAAATCCACCTGCTGAAGAGAAAAAAGAGAAAGTTCCCATCTTCAATTTCAACTTCTAAATCAGTCTCTAAGTCTAAAAATAGCAAGTACGGATCAAAGAGTGGAGGTGGAAGCTTGGTGAACAAGGGCAAACAGAAAGTACCCATCAATTGCATCAATTCTCATTCTCAAGGAAGCGAAGATACGGTGAATCACCAGGGATTTGGTGAATTGTTGGGGCTTCATTGGGGAGGTCAGAAACATTGAATCTTCCTTCTCGTTCGATAGTCTGTGTTATTATGATACTTCTTTCAGTCAATATTCGAGGTTTTAAAAAGAAAGGGATGTTAGGTTGGCTTCGCAACCTCTGTGATAGTTCAAAACCTTATATTATGGTAGTACAAGAAACAATGTGCGAGTCTATTGATGAAAAATTCATTGAGTTCTTTTGGGGTTCCCCGAATTATAATTTTACTCAGAAGGCGGCTAATGGcaggtcgggggggggggggggggggggtcgtTACTGATATGGGATCCTAGTATGTTTAATGTTGATCAAACTGTGGAGGGTGAATATTACCTAGCGGCTAAAGGAAAATTCAAAGGACACGATCGAGATACAATTGTAGTGAACGTATATGGTCCTCACGATGATAATAAAAAGCGAGTGTTTTTCGACAGTTTGGAGAACCTTATGAAATTCGACAATGAAAACATGATATTGTGTGGAGATTTTAACGAGGTTCGGAGGATGGAAGAACGAAGGAATTGTGAATTCAATCAACGAAGAGCTACTCGTTTTAACAAATTTATTGATAAAGCAGGGTTAGTTGATGTTCCTTTAGTTGGCAAAAAGTACACCAGAATCTGTGATAATGGGAAGAAATTCAGCAAGTTGGATAGGGTTTTAGTCTCTGGTTCGGTCCTAAATATATGGAGTGAACTATCAGTTTTGGTTCTCGATATGCTAAGATCCAAAGTCATAGATTACGGGCCCAAGCCCGTAAAGGTTTTTGACTCGTGGCTCAAACATCCTGATGCAGGTAACGTTATTTCAGAAGCATGGGATACTCAGGTGAAGGCAACACGTCCGGATATCATCTTTCGTTTGAAACTCAAAAACTTAAAGACGGCTCTCAAGAACTGAAGTAAAATTGTTTATGGTAATTTGGATTCTGAGATCGAATCGGCGAAAAAGGAGGCAAGTAATTGGGAACAAATTGCAAACGACATGGATATCGACGACAATGAAAGATCTAAGTGGCTGGAAGCTAGGAGAATATGGCTTGAAAAggataaaataaaaacaaatatgatGAAGCAAAAGTCGAGATGCAAGTGGATCACCGAGGGGGAGGAAAACACCAAATATTTTCACTCCTTGTGCAAAAGAAGAAATAGCAAAAACGCAATCAGAGGCCTGCATATCCATGGCAAGTGGGAGGACGATCCGAAACTGGTCAAAAAAGAGGTACATAATTATTTTCAAAATCTATTTCATGAAACCAATGGGGACAGACCTGTCATTCCAAACGGACCCAGAATCGAATTAACAGTTGAAGAGGCAAACCTTTTAGAGGTCAGTTTTAATGAACAGGAGATTTGGGAGGCGGTGAAAGGGTGTGATGGGTCGAAGGCTCCGGGACCCGACGactttaattttaaatttttaaaaaaatattggaATCTAATCAAGCGTGACCTTCTTGTGGCGATTGAGTGGTTTTGGGAAAAAGGTGAGATTTCGAATGGTTGCAACGCTTCTTTTATGACACTAATCCCGAAGTGCATTGACCTAACAGAACTTGGTGACTATCGGTCAATAAGTTTGATAAATAGCTACTATAAGGTAATCGCCAAGTTACTTGCTAATAGAATCCGAAGGGTCTTACCTCGTCTTATTGGAATTGAACAAAGTGCTTTTCTTTCGGAGCGTTCCATTTTAGACGGGATATTGGTtctaaatgaaagtgtttgtgattTAAAAAGGAGTAGGGCTAGAAGTTTCATCTTCAAAGCGGATTTCGCTAAGGCATTTGATAGCGTGAATTGGAATTTCTTACTATCAATGTTGAGTCGAATGGGATTCGGGGCTAAATGGGTTAAATGGATTGAATCGTGCCTTAAATCCGCATCTATATCCATCCTTGTCAATGGATCTCCAACTGAAGAATTCAAACTTCAACGTGGTATTAGACAAGGTGACCCTCTTTCACCTTTTCTTTTCATTATAGCTAGTGAACGTCTAAATGTTCTTGCTCAAGAAGCTAGGGTAAAGGGTCTCATGTCGGGGGTGAAAGTAGGTAAAGATAAGATTCCGTTAACCCACTTCCAATACGCGGATGACACCATATTTATTGGAGAATGGTCTAAACGGAACATTTTTAATTGTATAAAACTATTACTTTGCTTTGAAGACGTTTCGGGCCTTAAAATTAACTTTGAGAAAAGTTGTCTTTACGGGATTAATGTGGTGACGGATGAAATAGAGTTAATGGCTAAGCAACTCAAGTGTAGCTCCGGCAAACTTCCCTTCACTTATCTCGGGGTACCGGTAGGGGCAAAAATGAATAAAAGTAAAGATTGGGATCCGGTGATTAAAAAATTTCATAAACGATTCTTGGATTGGAAATCTAGAACGGTATCATTCGGGGGGCGTTTGACGCTTATCAAGTCGGTTCTAAACAGTTTACCGGCTAGCATCTTACATTTGCTTGAAGGTTTGCGTCATATCTTTTTTTGGGACGGGTCGGGTGAGGGAAATAAAATGTCTTGGGTTAAGTGGAATGATATTTTACTTCCATATGGGGAGGGAGGGTTAAACATAGGGTCGCTAAAAGCAAAAAATTGGGCACTCTTgggaaaatggtggtggaggtttcgtACCGAAACCAATGCTTTTTGGGTTAAAATAATTCAAAGTATCTACGGTCGGGAGGGCGGGTTGGGGTCATCTCCTAATGGTCGGGTTGGGGTTGGTTACTCACCATGGAAAGATGTCATTAAGATTGGCATGGAAATGACAAAACGTGGCTACAATTTTAACAATTCGTTTGTAAGAAATATTGATGAAGGTTCGGACGTGCTATTTTGGGAGGATCTTTGGGTCGGTGAACAACGTTTAAGAGATAAATATCCGCGACTATACCACTTGGAGGAAGTCAAAGATGCTAAAATAAATGACAGAGTGTTGTGTAACAACGGTACTCGAGTTTTCACTTGGCAATGGAGCAGGCCACCTCTCGGCAGAAATGGAGTTGAGGTCGAACAGCTGCAGCTTGAAGTCAGGAACCAGTTTCATAGGTTAGGGTCAAGAACTGGGTGGGAGTGGTCGTCTAGCGAAGATGGAAAATTTCACACCAAAACATTAACAAACATCTTGGACTTGCAACTTTGTGAGGCGTCTGGGGAGGCAAGAGAAACCGAAATCAACAGATTGCTTCCACAATCAATCGGAATTTTCATTTGGAGGACCAAAAGAAGACGGTTACCGGTAAGAGTAGAACTTGATAGGTGAGGGATTGACTTACATACGGTTAGATGTCCCGTATGCGACAAGGATTTGGAATCAATTGACCACGCCATTGTTCTTTGCAAATATGCGACTGAGATTTGGGATCGGGTTTTTCATTGGTGGGGTCTTGGAGACTTCACACTTACTAGTGTCAATGATGTTTTCAATGATCACGAGGGCACTATAGCCGGGGTAAAATCAACGTTTCTATGGCGAGCGGTTAAATGGGTTTGTGGGTATCTAATATGGAAGAATAGGAACCTAAAGGTTTTTCGCAATGAGACACGTTCAAGGGATACACTTGTTAACGACATCCAAATTAAGAGCTTCGAATGGATATCCAAGAGAGGTAAAAAGCTTAATATCGAGTGGCATCAATGGTTGATAAATCCAGGTTCATATGGGAACTTTCGATCGGGCATAGGTTAAAACTCTATCGATTTAGTAACTGTACTTAGTTAAGCCATACATAGTGTGTTTTTAGCTGTAAAGTTTCGGGCTTTCTGTGTGTAACGGAGGCATCCGCAAATGCAATGTGCATGTCTCTGttaagtttataaatatatatatttcttggctttgcaaaaaaaaaaaaaaaaaaaaaattataaaactaaACAATGGTCAAAAAGGTTGTGGGTCAATCTGTACAAAATGTTTTGACCCATTACATAAACATTTATTCAAAAAGATGGAGATAACATctttcaaattttcttttgctATCTATTACTCTGTATATAATATCAATGTTTGATATAATAGCTTTAAATTTGAATGTAATTCTTTCGTTTTGATTGTGAAACGATTTTTTAATGCCTACAAGTGATCCGATATGGGTTGACATTTGAAGAATTTTATCTCATTAGGAAAAATGGACGAATTTGAGATGGACGACTGGACAATTTAATTTGAAAATTGCCATACTCTACCTCCTTTATGTGGTGTGGTTTGCTTTAAAATTTTATGAATGGTTCCATACTTGTGTTATAGGTTCTAAAATGAGATGTAGAAGCTGACTTGATAGTTCTCAACTTTGCTACTATTTATCATCAAGAGTTGACTGGGTGATAGAATGTGAGCAACAATTGGAGGAGCTACAAAATTCTAATTATGATCGATATAGCATTGGTGCCATAAATACAAGGTGAGGAGGTCACTAATGTGACATAAGTATATAACTGGTGAGATCCATGAATTGTGAAGTGATCTtaaattataagaaaaatcattaagTAGTGCTCTGTGTGCCAAAGACTATGCGGCTGCCAACTTAGGTCGAGATAATCCTTCTCACATCGCTAAAATGGTCACCTCACAAATTAATTCCTTCCATATGTTATTTGAGTGACTATCTTCTTTTGAGATATAAAGTTATGTTATTTCAGTGACAATATATATTTTATGTTATTTCAATGACAATCTTCTTTTAGACGGGATGGAGGATATTGTTGGTCAAGGTGAGCAACTTTTGTTTGATTTTTGAGGTTTGAGTTGTTTTGTAGATATTGGGCATCTCTCATTATCTATTCGGCTATTCCTCTTTTTAGATGTTATATTTCGAGGTTGATGTAACATAGAAACCAAATAAGCATTTGCCACATGTACCCTATTGGTATTGCTTCAAAATGTAACATTTTTTTAGTGTATAATAAATAGTACATATTCAATTTGGATACATATATGATATACCGAAGAATGTGATGGTGAACGACTGTTTACTTCTTTGTAGGAATTTCTTTTACATGAAATCAAGAATTTCTTTGTAGGAATTTCTTTTGCATAATCCCGCGAAGTCGCGGGTTATAACTTAGTAAAGTTTCATAttgtcttaaaaaaaaaaaaaaaaaaaaaacggaaaCTTCGAATGGAGTGTCTTCGTCAAACTCTTTTCTTTTTAATAATTACTCGTATATGTGTATTTACTTAAAAAAATTCCTTGACTGATTTTCGATGTATATTATGTCTAGGGAAGATGGTACATCGTATCCGATTAAATGTTATCGTAAATTTtgattaaattaaattttatcatATTTCCCATTAATTTTAAAGATTTTTTCAAAATTTAAACATAAGCATCAAGATCAAACAATAGGTTTGTTTAACCACGCAATTTAATTTTACAAAAAATAGaaaattcctttttttttttttttttcaaaaatacgGAGTATCATATAAACGGTAAATAAAACCTTGTATCTAAAGGTTTGGTAAATTGAAACTATAAAACGGAGACAATGGCCATTATCCGTATTTGTTAGTGCTATGAAGTTACTAAAATTGCAACAGTCGATATCATTATATTTGTTAAATGTTTTAAtgttatttttttttgaaaagcaaacatgaattattattattattaaaataggaaGATACAAGCTAAGTATGCCAAAAGCATACCAAGCATTACATGACATAACTGTACAACTCAAGAAAGAAAACATAGAGCAAAGAACAAACTGAAAAGCTGAGAAGAGACAAAGATCAACAAGAGTTCAGTAGGTCAACCATGGTCATCAAACGAAGACGGATTTAAAAGCCACTGATTCCAATCTAAGTTTGATtttatttgatctttttgaaatacATTCGAACGATTTTAATTGAATCTCATTGAGCGCCATCGGACCATTCCCTTTTTTCTTTTGAAATATAGTAGCGTTTCTATTTTGCCAAATAGTATAACCCGAAATCCACTCAATAGCTTGCCATAATTTCGAGATCCCACCCAACAAAACGCTGCTTCTTTTCCCACTGACGATAGACCATATCTCATAAATCTTTTGCAAACGAACATTTAAGAAGGATATGATCAACGTTTTCAATGTTGCCATCACAAACGAGACATCCCAATGAATTAAGGTCAATTCCACGTTTATCTAGCTTTACTCGAACGACAATTCTTCATAAAAGCGCACGCCAAACAAAGATACCAATTTTTTGTGATACTAAGTTGTTGCACATGGTTTCCTTAGGGTAGGGTTTGAAGGCAATTATAGAATGTTGTCATCAATCCTCTCAGCAAGTATAGAAGTGGATAAAATCCCAGAAGGGTGTAAATTACATATCCAATAATCTTCATCCTTACACCCGAACCTGAATTCACCAAGAAGATGTTGGAGTTCATCAAATTTAGCCTGGGTTCTACGTTTCGGCATTCGAATTCAATCCCAGTCAGCAGTCCAAAGACTATCATTCTTCACTAGCCTATCCATGACCAAAACATTTTTAATTCCCGCAAGTCTGAAAAGCCTTTCGAATTTTTCACTAAGAATTAAATAGCCAAGCCATTTGTCCTTCCAAAAGAGAGTACAATCGCCTTTGCTTACAATTTTCACAAATGAGTTAGTAAACTCAAAACCAAGATTATTGATTTCCTAACCAATTAGGCGAATGTTGTTTCAAGTTGATTTTGTAAATAAGTTTTGGTTTTGATCCAAACAACCCAACCTGCCATCCCTCCCAAAGATACAACGAATTACCTTTGTCCAAAGTGCATTTTTTCAATTCTAAATCGCCACCACCATTTTTCTAGCAAAGCAAAATATTTTGCTTTAAGAGACCCGATGTTCAACCCCCCGCGCATAAGTTAAAAGAACattttcccatttaacccatgaGATTTTTGAGATATCTCCCGGCCCGCCCCAAAAGAATTTACGTCTCAAACCTTCGAGTGTGTTAATGACATTCGTTGGAACACGGAATAAGGAGAAGACATATAAGAGAACACTAAGCACCGATTTGATTAGGGTAAGGCGTCCACCAAATGACATGGTTTTACAGTTCCAATCCGATAACCTCAAGTAAAATTTGTCAATTATTGCCTTCCAATCCCGACTATTATTCATCTTTTGACCGATTGGAAGACCAATATAAAAACTCTGCCACTCATTTTCTATCTCATCCCAACCTCCATTCATTCAGATGAAACCTACAACTTCTTTTCATCAATATAAGATTTCCTTTTCAATAAACtcacataaaaatatattttttaaatttaagtGGTGGGAGGCGGATGTCCAGCTCCTCTCCACAGGCAATGCTATAGCCCTACACATGGGGCAAAGATTCTTCTTTGACAACCATCGTTTAATGCAATCAACGTGATAACGATGCCCACACGGCAATCCACCAGTGTTCTCGTTTTATTCGTAATCATTCAAACAAATTGCACAAATACCTGCAACGTTTGTTATGCTCACTCGTAGATACTTAAGCATCTGCTTTTCGGATAAACCTAAACGATTATTGATCAAGAAACTTAATTGTATGGTATCTAT
The window above is part of the Rutidosis leptorrhynchoides isolate AG116_Rl617_1_P2 chromosome 1, CSIRO_AGI_Rlap_v1, whole genome shotgun sequence genome. Proteins encoded here:
- the LOC139843375 gene encoding uncharacterized protein, with the translated sequence MFNVDQTVEGEYYLAAKGKFKGHDRDTIVVNVYGPHDDNKKRVFFDSLENLMKFDNENMILCGDFNEVRRMEERRNCEFNQRRATRFNKFIDKAGLVDVPLVGKKYTRICDNGKKFSKLDRVLVSGSVLNIWSELSVLVLDMLRSKVIDYGPKPVKVFDSWLKHPDAGNVISEAWDTQVKATRPDIIFRLKLKNLKTALKN
- the LOC139843384 gene encoding uncharacterized protein produces the protein MDIDDNERSKWLEARRIWLEKDKIKTNMMKQKSRCKWITEGEENTKYFHSLCKRRNSKNAIRGLHIHGKWEDDPKLVKKEVHNYFQNLFHETNGDRPVIPNGPRIELTVEEANLLEVSFNEQEIWEAVKGCDGSKAPGPDDFNFKFLKKYWNLIKRDLLVAIEWFWEKGEISNGCNASFMTLIPKCIDLTELGDYRSISLINSYYKVIAKLLANRIRRVLPRLIGIEQSAFLSERSILDGILVLNESVCDLKRSRARSFIFKADFAKAFDSVNWNFLLSMLSRMGFGAKWVKWIESCLKSASISILVNGSPTEEFKLQRGIRQGDPLSPFLFIIASERLNVLAQEARVKGLMSGVKVGKDKIPLTHFQYADDTIFIGEWSKRNIFNCIKLLLCFEDVSGLKINFEKSCLYGINVVTDEIELMAKQLKCSSGKLPFTYLGVPVGAKMNKSKDWDPVIKKFHKRFLDWKSRTVSFGGRLTLIKSVLNSLPASILHLLEGLRHIFFWDGSGEGNKMSWVKWNDILLPYGEGGLNIGSLKAKNWALLGKWWWRFRTETNAFWVKIIQSIYGREGGLGSSPNGRVGVGYSPWKDVIKIGMEMTKRGYNFNNSFVRNIDEGSDVLFWEDLWVGEQRLRDKYPRLYHLEEVKDAKINDRVLCNNGTRVFTWQWSRPPLGRNGVEVEQLQLEVRNQFHRLGSRTGWEWSSSEDGKFHTKTLTNILDLQLCEASGEARETEINRLLPQSIGIFIWRTKRRRLPDLESIDHAIVLCKYATEIWDRVFHWWGLGDFTLTSVNDVFNDHEGTIAGVKSTFLWRAVKWVCGYLIWKNRNLKVFRNETRSRDTLVNDIQIKSFEWISKRGKKLNIEWHQWLINPECEQQLEELQNSNYDRYSIGAINTRIQEAKSIKLAKVITKAQDKALDKLEAAEKAPEVSPLETERSMELSDKHLRRKYADVITRRSNPGKIVKCHRGTKRTFNISRDNHVHEKVDYRDLRVFGLNEWMEMLQYFIGK